In Limibacter armeniacum, a single window of DNA contains:
- a CDS encoding DUF5686 and carboxypeptidase-like regulatory domain-containing protein: MSTAILLLLPVLIYGQQYSFKGRVSDAATGDPIPFVNVYLEGTTKGATTDFEGFFSFSSTFLKDSLVASYVGYESKSVALVKGKNVYNINFRLKSGAVRLQEVVVTQKGYENPAWEILRNVISNKADHNLEKLDAYQFESYTRNELSVDNITDRFKQKKIVRDMINAVEDKGVQVGDDGKPVLPVFVSETLSNVFFINNPKRKTEYVLKTKISGIGVEDGSIVSQLTGSTFLDYNFYQNWVTILAKDFISPIADGWSGFYEYELDLSRMYPIDDINCYKISFTPKRDQDLAFRGTMWITDSTENYALKQIDVTIGKEANLNFIDQIKIQQELLKVENAWLPKKTRILLDIGNVNDQWGGVLAKSYVSNKDFVINKRKDPEFYSVEVEVAEDARLAAPETYWVQARHDSLSDEDKLVYQVIDTLNNLPRVKTLVDVMDFLINGYVDIGTVNLGTYSQLYAYNDVEESRIQVGATTDTDFSRKWKLDGFLAYGFGDEKLKYNFGLTYILNRDRWMRAGFMTTFDMQQVGVYDDNKEQSTLFQAATRWGNINLPFYNTLNKVWWGTDIVRGLSFQLALKNRFFDPLFPFEYSYESDGSDVKDNFTTTELVSELVYAPGNRYIQTDYNTRLVLTRDDRPRLTFRYTYGIPNLLGGDFEYHKVYASIEQTFRLGALGRTDYILAGGYVREILPYPLLENHLGNEISIFYNDNAYNLMRFGEFVSDKFASLNVTHRFEGIIMNKVPLFRKLKWRLLASGRILYGSARDANREIILVDPAPELLNTLNDGPYAEVSYGIENILRVIRVDFIHRLAYTESRGQDFAIKVSAVLRF, encoded by the coding sequence TTGTCTACTGCTATACTTTTATTGCTGCCTGTATTGATTTATGGACAGCAATATTCATTCAAGGGCAGGGTGTCTGATGCCGCAACTGGTGACCCAATTCCTTTTGTGAATGTGTATTTGGAAGGTACTACCAAAGGAGCAACAACTGACTTTGAAGGGTTCTTCAGTTTTTCTTCCACATTTCTCAAAGATTCACTTGTAGCATCATACGTTGGTTATGAGAGCAAATCTGTAGCCTTGGTCAAGGGTAAGAATGTATACAATATCAATTTCAGGCTGAAAAGTGGTGCTGTACGCTTGCAGGAAGTGGTAGTGACCCAAAAGGGATATGAAAACCCTGCATGGGAAATTCTCAGGAATGTGATCAGTAACAAAGCAGACCATAATTTGGAAAAACTGGATGCATATCAGTTTGAGAGTTATACCCGAAATGAGCTGAGTGTTGACAATATTACTGATCGCTTTAAGCAGAAAAAGATCGTGAGAGATATGATCAATGCAGTTGAGGACAAAGGAGTACAGGTAGGCGATGACGGTAAACCTGTATTGCCTGTATTTGTGTCAGAAACGCTTTCCAACGTGTTCTTTATCAATAATCCGAAAAGGAAGACAGAGTATGTATTGAAAACCAAAATATCAGGTATTGGGGTGGAAGATGGGTCAATAGTGTCCCAACTGACAGGTTCGACTTTTTTGGACTATAATTTTTATCAAAACTGGGTAACCATCTTGGCGAAAGATTTTATTTCTCCAATCGCAGATGGTTGGAGTGGGTTTTACGAATACGAGTTAGATCTAAGCAGAATGTATCCTATTGATGATATCAACTGTTACAAGATTAGCTTTACCCCAAAGAGAGATCAGGATTTGGCATTTAGGGGGACAATGTGGATCACAGATTCAACGGAGAACTATGCCCTCAAGCAAATAGATGTCACTATCGGTAAGGAAGCAAACCTCAACTTTATAGATCAGATTAAGATACAGCAGGAATTACTGAAAGTGGAAAATGCTTGGTTGCCCAAAAAAACTAGAATTCTACTGGACATAGGAAATGTCAATGATCAATGGGGAGGCGTGTTGGCAAAAAGTTATGTTTCAAACAAGGATTTTGTAATCAATAAGAGAAAGGACCCTGAATTCTATAGTGTTGAGGTAGAAGTGGCGGAGGATGCAAGACTTGCAGCTCCAGAAACGTATTGGGTTCAGGCAAGACACGATTCATTGTCAGATGAGGATAAGCTAGTGTATCAGGTAATTGATACTTTGAATAATCTGCCTCGTGTAAAGACATTGGTCGACGTAATGGACTTTTTGATCAATGGCTATGTCGATATTGGAACAGTAAACCTCGGGACCTATTCACAGCTATATGCTTATAACGATGTAGAAGAAAGCCGCATTCAGGTAGGTGCTACCACGGATACAGATTTTAGCAGAAAGTGGAAATTGGATGGCTTTCTGGCGTATGGGTTCGGAGATGAGAAACTGAAGTATAACTTTGGTCTTACTTATATCCTAAACAGAGACAGGTGGATGAGGGCAGGCTTTATGACCACCTTTGATATGCAACAGGTTGGTGTGTATGATGATAATAAAGAACAATCAACTCTTTTTCAGGCTGCGACTCGATGGGGGAATATTAATCTCCCTTTTTATAATACACTCAATAAAGTATGGTGGGGAACTGATATTGTCAGAGGATTATCTTTCCAGCTTGCCCTAAAAAACAGGTTTTTTGATCCACTATTCCCATTTGAATACAGCTATGAAAGCGATGGGAGCGATGTAAAGGACAACTTCACGACTACTGAACTTGTCAGTGAATTGGTTTATGCTCCAGGAAACCGCTACATCCAAACGGACTATAATACCCGCCTTGTCCTAACAAGGGATGACAGACCTCGCTTGACTTTCAGGTACACCTACGGCATTCCTAATCTATTGGGAGGTGACTTTGAGTATCATAAGGTTTATGCCAGTATAGAACAAACCTTTAGGTTGGGAGCACTGGGAAGGACAGACTATATTTTGGCTGGAGGGTATGTGAGGGAAATCTTACCATACCCATTGTTGGAAAATCACCTCGGTAACGAAATCTCTATATTCTATAATGATAATGCCTATAACCTGATGAGGTTTGGTGAATTTGTCAGTGATAAGTTTGCGTCTCTGAATGTTACACACAGGTTTGAAGGGATTATAATGAATAAGGTACCTCTATTCCGAAAACTCAAGTGGCGACTTTTGGCTTCAGGACGCATTTTGTATGGCTCTGCCAGAGATGCCAATAGAGAGATTATTTTAGTTGACCCTGCACCTGAACTATTAAACACACTGAATGACGGACCTTATGCAGAGGTCAGTTATGGAATTGAAAATATTCTAAGAGTAATTCGTGTAGACTTTATACACCGCCTTGCTTATACAGAGTCTAGAGGGCAAGATTTCGCCATTAAAGTATCCGCAGTATTAAGATTCTGA
- a CDS encoding PKD domain-containing protein, with the protein MTMIWAKICWLLLFITCGVFGAFAQQTQLSEFTLRNIYPSQLSGDELVLEYYCPDDAVLNYEIKDAETGAEVLGGVFSVCGGDHFQVFSLGPGLPSGQYIISLTDNENASMALFDKVATRGQPLEGYTPEIQLSSENFRPGRGIQFQTEFPEEVSGFLWDFGDGNISREQSPTHTYQYPGTYNVTLVLLGEDQIYTASKVTEITLK; encoded by the coding sequence ATGACTATGATTTGGGCTAAAATATGCTGGTTGCTGCTATTTATTACATGTGGAGTATTTGGAGCATTTGCCCAGCAAACACAACTCTCGGAATTCACACTTAGAAACATTTATCCTTCACAGCTTTCAGGCGATGAATTGGTGCTGGAATATTACTGTCCTGATGATGCCGTCCTCAATTATGAGATCAAAGATGCAGAGACAGGTGCAGAAGTGTTGGGCGGTGTATTCAGTGTCTGTGGGGGAGATCATTTTCAGGTTTTCTCATTGGGACCTGGTTTACCTTCGGGGCAATACATTATAAGCTTAACAGATAATGAAAATGCTTCGATGGCATTATTTGATAAAGTTGCTACTAGAGGACAACCTTTAGAAGGTTATACTCCTGAAATTCAGTTGTCCAGCGAGAACTTCAGACCTGGTAGGGGAATTCAATTCCAAACGGAATTTCCTGAAGAGGTAAGTGGCTTCTTGTGGGACTTTGGGGATGGGAATATTTCCAGAGAGCAGAGTCCTACCCATACCTATCAGTATCCCGGAACATACAACGTAACACTTGTGTTGCTAGGAGAAGATCAAATATATACAGCATCAAAGGTTACTGAAATCACCCTTAAGTAA
- the crtD gene encoding 1-hydroxycarotenoid 3,4-desaturase CrtD, which translates to MRKAGVIGAGIAGIASAIRLAVKGYDVTVFEKNDYLGGKLTSFTQDGYRFDAGPSLFTLPEQVEALFKLAGQPTDEYFSYNRLPVITNYFFEDGTNIKAYAEKERFAQEVAEKNGESIQDVLHHLAKSAKLYEITEDVFLKKSLHKLSTYLNLNTVKSMFRLPELNVFTSMHDANKSQFKHDRTIQLFNRYATYNGSNPYEAPATLNIIPHLEFNLGAYLPKGGMHSITTSLVQLAEKLGVTFLKNAEVERIIQSNGKIKGIQANGHQYPFDIVVSNMDIVGTYRKLLPDNKPPEKLLSQPKSSSALIFYWGIKQTFPELDVHNIFFSKDYKAEFEHIFKHKLVCDDPTVYINITSKMEKADAPQGCENWFVMINVPNNENQDWDKIISTARENIKKKLSNILGSEIESLIETEAILDPRSIEARTSSSQGALYGNSSNNRFAAFLRHANYASKIKGLYFCGGSVHPGGGIPLCLLSAKIVGDMVPPASI; encoded by the coding sequence ATGAGAAAGGCTGGGGTGATTGGTGCTGGCATTGCCGGTATAGCTTCTGCAATAAGGTTAGCTGTAAAAGGTTATGATGTTACTGTTTTCGAGAAAAACGATTACTTGGGAGGTAAACTCACTTCATTTACACAGGATGGGTATCGATTTGATGCAGGACCATCTCTGTTTACCCTGCCAGAGCAGGTAGAAGCGCTTTTTAAACTAGCTGGTCAGCCTACTGATGAATACTTCTCCTACAACCGCCTTCCTGTCATTACAAATTACTTCTTTGAGGATGGGACAAACATCAAAGCGTATGCTGAAAAGGAGCGTTTTGCCCAAGAAGTTGCTGAGAAGAATGGTGAATCCATACAAGATGTACTTCATCATTTAGCTAAAAGTGCCAAGCTCTATGAAATTACAGAAGATGTATTTCTGAAGAAATCATTGCATAAATTGTCTACCTATCTCAATCTGAATACTGTAAAGTCCATGTTCAGATTACCTGAGTTGAACGTATTCACTTCTATGCATGATGCCAACAAGAGCCAGTTCAAACACGACCGTACCATACAGCTATTTAACCGGTATGCTACTTACAATGGCTCCAACCCCTACGAAGCTCCAGCTACTCTCAATATTATTCCCCATCTAGAGTTCAACTTAGGTGCTTATCTTCCAAAAGGTGGAATGCACAGTATTACAACGAGTCTTGTACAGCTTGCGGAAAAACTAGGCGTTACATTTCTGAAAAATGCTGAAGTGGAACGTATTATTCAATCCAATGGTAAAATTAAAGGTATACAAGCCAATGGTCACCAATACCCTTTTGACATTGTGGTAAGCAATATGGACATTGTCGGGACATACCGTAAACTTCTACCGGATAATAAGCCACCTGAAAAACTTCTTTCACAACCTAAATCAAGTTCTGCCTTAATTTTTTATTGGGGTATCAAACAAACCTTTCCAGAGCTGGACGTTCATAATATCTTTTTCAGTAAAGACTATAAAGCCGAGTTTGAACACATATTCAAGCATAAACTTGTTTGTGATGATCCAACGGTCTATATCAATATCACATCAAAAATGGAGAAAGCAGATGCTCCTCAAGGGTGCGAGAACTGGTTTGTAATGATTAATGTACCAAACAATGAAAATCAGGATTGGGACAAAATCATTAGCACTGCCAGAGAAAATATCAAAAAGAAGCTTTCCAACATTCTAGGCTCAGAGATAGAGAGTCTAATTGAAACGGAAGCGATCCTGGATCCTCGAAGTATTGAAGCCCGTACATCATCTTCTCAAGGTGCACTGTATGGCAATAGCTCCAATAATAGGTTTGCGGCATTTTTGAGACATGCCAATTACGCTTCAAAAATAAAGGGGTTGTATTTCTGTGGAGGAAGTGTTCATCCTGGTGGAGGAATCCCTTTATGCTTGCTTTCTGCTAAAATTGTTGGGGATATGGTTCCGCCAGCGTCTATATAA
- the pafA gene encoding alkaline phosphatase PafA has product MRNLIKPFLAIGLALMATSTFAQNSKPKLIVGIMVDQMRYDYLERFRYNYGDGGFKELTDNGFVCRNGHYDYAATATGPGHISVYSGTYPAHHGIVGNSFFDRSQDHTVYCVSDDNYNTVGADSKGGKMSPHRVQVSTLTDEIKLASNMRSKVISISLKDRSSVLPAGHIADGAFWLDDATGNWISSTFYMDKLPEWVEKANKERKVDEYMKSVWEPALPLEKYEASLKDNNPYEGKFKGEEAPVFPHDLDKIDKSNRVAKSVGKRYSMIKSTPFGNTMVKDMAKKAIEAEGLGKDDITDLLAISFSSTDYVGHQYGPTAIETEDTYIKLDRDLADLISYLDKEVGEGNYLIFLSADHAGANVPAYMESLKVPAGYFDSKAVTERLDQYLDQEYGEADWIKSHHSAKVYLNREAIKEKKIDLAEIQEKVADKLVEEPEIKDALTGKQLEKYDYSRDYKMLIQNAYNRQNSPDVYGILHSNYMDYSRTGTSHGTPYAYDTHVPILFYGWRVKAGETVKRQTITEIAPTVSAFLHINMPSGCYSNPIEVPLK; this is encoded by the coding sequence ATGAGAAATTTAATAAAACCATTCCTGGCTATTGGTTTAGCCTTGATGGCAACCAGCACCTTTGCTCAAAACAGTAAACCAAAACTTATAGTGGGTATCATGGTGGACCAGATGCGCTATGATTACCTTGAAAGATTCCGTTACAACTACGGAGATGGAGGCTTTAAAGAATTGACTGATAATGGCTTTGTATGTAGAAATGGTCACTATGACTATGCAGCAACTGCTACAGGACCTGGTCACATCTCGGTTTACTCAGGTACTTACCCTGCGCATCACGGAATCGTAGGTAATTCATTTTTTGACAGGTCACAGGACCATACAGTGTATTGTGTCTCTGATGACAATTACAATACTGTTGGAGCTGACAGTAAAGGAGGGAAGATGTCACCGCACCGTGTTCAGGTATCAACGCTGACTGATGAAATCAAACTTGCTTCAAATATGCGCTCAAAAGTGATTTCAATCTCTCTGAAAGACAGATCTTCAGTACTGCCGGCAGGTCATATTGCAGATGGCGCATTCTGGTTGGATGATGCTACAGGTAATTGGATCTCCAGTACATTCTACATGGATAAGCTTCCTGAGTGGGTTGAAAAGGCAAACAAGGAAAGAAAAGTTGACGAATATATGAAGTCAGTTTGGGAGCCTGCATTGCCATTGGAGAAGTATGAGGCATCTCTAAAAGACAATAACCCATACGAAGGGAAATTTAAAGGAGAAGAAGCACCTGTTTTTCCACATGACTTGGATAAGATCGATAAGAGTAACAGAGTAGCCAAGAGTGTAGGAAAAAGATACTCAATGATCAAGTCAACGCCATTTGGCAATACAATGGTGAAAGATATGGCCAAGAAGGCAATTGAGGCAGAAGGTTTGGGTAAAGATGATATTACAGACCTTTTGGCGATCAGTTTTTCTTCTACTGATTACGTTGGACACCAGTATGGACCAACAGCAATCGAAACTGAAGACACTTACATCAAGCTTGATCGTGACCTTGCGGACTTGATCAGTTACTTGGATAAAGAAGTAGGGGAAGGAAACTACCTGATTTTCTTATCAGCTGACCACGCTGGTGCCAATGTTCCTGCTTACATGGAATCACTGAAAGTACCAGCTGGATATTTTGACAGCAAAGCAGTGACTGAAAGACTGGATCAATACCTAGATCAGGAATATGGAGAGGCAGATTGGATCAAGTCTCATCACTCAGCAAAAGTGTATTTGAACAGAGAGGCGATCAAAGAGAAAAAGATTGACCTTGCTGAAATTCAGGAAAAAGTAGCTGACAAGCTAGTTGAGGAACCAGAGATCAAGGATGCTTTGACTGGTAAGCAACTGGAAAAATATGACTATTCAAGAGATTATAAAATGTTGATCCAGAATGCCTACAACAGACAGAACAGTCCTGATGTTTATGGCATCTTGCATTCCAACTATATGGATTATAGCCGAACTGGTACATCACACGGTACTCCTTATGCCTATGATACTCATGTTCCAATTCTGTTCTACGGTTGGAGAGTAAAAGCTGGAGAAACAGTGAAGCGCCAAACGATTACAGAAATAGCGCCAACAGTATCGGCATTTTTACATATCAATATGCCAAGTGGTTGTTATTCCAACCCAATTGAAGTTCCATTGAAATAA
- a CDS encoding DEAD/DEAH box helicase codes for MVFKNLGLQEEILRAIEDLGFETPTPIQEQAITQILAGNADDIVGLAQTGTGKTAAFGLPLLQMINPADRATQGIVICPTRELCLQISNGLQDFSKYLPKINVVPVYGGASIEKQIKDIRRGAHIIVATPGRLIDLIKKNVVKLDTIKYAVLDEADEMFNMGFHDDIDEILSYAPEERKIWLFSATMSKEVEKIAKKYMNEPLEISVGHRNQSATNIDHNYFMVEGRNRYAALKRVIDFYPEIFGVIFCRTRRETQEVSESLAKDGYNAEALHGDLSQAQRDYVMRKFRERSVQLLVATDVAARGIDVNDVTHVINYNLPDDLESYTHRSGRTGRAGKSGVSIILVTPREVNRIKDLSRFIKKEINYTKVPSGHDICQNQLFSLVDRINNVEVKEDEVDKFLPSIYESLQELSKEELIQRFVSVEFNRFLDYYRGAEDINARERRGGSRDRNDRFGSRDGGRDRRGGREGSRDSRDGARSGERRGKRNFNGNSERFFMNLGEMDKINKGALVRIICDNTGINSASLGSIDLRREYSFFDVDKQVAGKVLTKLHGAQHQGRKIKVEIAQKRKRS; via the coding sequence ATGGTTTTTAAAAATTTAGGACTGCAAGAAGAAATTCTTCGTGCAATTGAAGATTTGGGTTTTGAAACTCCAACACCTATTCAGGAACAAGCAATTACTCAAATCTTAGCTGGCAACGCAGATGACATCGTGGGACTGGCCCAGACGGGGACAGGTAAAACAGCAGCTTTTGGACTGCCATTGCTGCAAATGATCAATCCTGCTGACAGAGCAACTCAAGGAATCGTAATTTGTCCTACAAGAGAGCTTTGTCTGCAAATCTCAAATGGTCTTCAGGACTTTAGTAAGTACCTTCCTAAAATCAATGTAGTACCTGTATATGGTGGTGCAAGCATTGAGAAGCAAATCAAGGATATCAGAAGAGGCGCTCACATCATCGTGGCTACTCCTGGTCGTCTGATTGACCTAATCAAAAAGAATGTTGTAAAGCTGGATACTATCAAGTATGCCGTACTTGATGAGGCTGACGAGATGTTCAACATGGGATTCCATGACGACATCGACGAGATTCTTTCATATGCTCCAGAAGAAAGAAAAATTTGGTTGTTCTCAGCTACCATGTCTAAAGAGGTAGAAAAGATCGCCAAAAAGTATATGAACGAGCCTCTTGAGATTTCGGTAGGACATCGTAACCAAAGTGCCACTAACATTGACCACAACTACTTCATGGTAGAAGGTCGTAACCGTTATGCAGCACTTAAAAGGGTAATTGACTTCTACCCTGAGATTTTCGGCGTTATTTTCTGTCGTACAAGAAGAGAGACTCAAGAGGTTTCTGAAAGCCTTGCAAAAGACGGTTACAATGCAGAAGCGCTACACGGTGACCTTTCGCAGGCGCAACGTGATTACGTAATGCGTAAATTCCGTGAAAGAAGCGTTCAGCTTTTGGTTGCGACTGACGTTGCTGCCAGAGGTATTGACGTAAACGACGTTACTCACGTAATCAACTACAACTTGCCAGATGACCTTGAAAGCTACACACACAGAAGTGGTAGAACAGGTCGTGCAGGTAAATCAGGTGTTTCCATTATTTTGGTTACTCCTAGAGAGGTTAACAGAATCAAGGATCTTTCTAGATTTATCAAGAAAGAGATCAACTATACAAAAGTTCCTAGCGGACATGATATCTGCCAAAACCAACTTTTCTCACTTGTTGACAGAATCAACAATGTTGAAGTAAAAGAGGATGAAGTAGATAAGTTCTTGCCTAGCATCTATGAGTCGCTTCAAGAGCTATCAAAAGAAGAACTGATTCAAAGATTTGTTTCAGTTGAGTTCAACCGTTTCTTAGACTATTACCGTGGTGCTGAAGACATCAATGCTAGAGAGCGTAGAGGTGGTAGTAGAGACAGAAATGATCGTTTCGGCAGCAGAGATGGCGGACGTGACAGAAGAGGCGGTAGAGAAGGCAGCAGAGATAGCAGAGACGGTGCTCGTAGTGGCGAAAGAAGAGGCAAAAGAAACTTCAATGGCAACAGTGAGCGTTTCTTTATGAACCTTGGGGAAATGGACAAGATTAACAAGGGTGCATTGGTAAGAATCATCTGTGATAACACAGGGATCAACTCTGCCAGCCTTGGTAGCATTGACCTAAGAAGAGAATACTCTTTCTTTGACGTTGACAAGCAAGTTGCAGGTAAAGTCCTGACTAAACTTCACGGTGCACAACACCAAGGTCGTAAGATCAAAGTGGAGATCGCTCAAAAGAGAAAAAGATCGTAA
- a CDS encoding diacylglycerol/lipid kinase family protein, with protein sequence MKVLAVINPISGDTDKSDFITILSSEIEKRNGELSLYYTSGENDDLKLLEAINESKPDRILAVGGDGTMLMVARNLINRSQKMAIIPMGSANGMATELEIPINLRDAIEVALDSSNTLKLDLILINGRHYGIHIGDVGVNAQIVEGFEKEGSRGMLSYAKHFLNALQEAEMIKFEILADGKTYFREGYMLAFANAQKYGTGIILNPKGKLTDGRFEICIVKDKSFESIISAGLTKLSPFFVNEDSVEVISCKRATVKMENSQTLQVDGEVLGKYTDIEAEAVRNAVSIIVPQKRISLF encoded by the coding sequence ATGAAGGTACTAGCAGTTATTAATCCTATCTCGGGTGATACCGATAAGTCTGATTTCATAACTATACTTTCATCCGAGATTGAAAAGCGCAACGGTGAGTTGTCCTTATACTATACTTCTGGTGAAAATGATGACCTGAAGCTACTGGAAGCAATCAACGAAAGTAAGCCTGACAGAATTTTGGCAGTAGGAGGGGATGGTACCATGCTGATGGTAGCCCGAAACCTGATTAACAGGTCTCAGAAAATGGCAATTATACCAATGGGTTCTGCCAATGGAATGGCTACTGAACTTGAGATACCAATAAACCTGAGGGATGCTATAGAAGTTGCTTTGGACTCTTCCAACACGCTTAAATTAGACCTTATTCTGATCAACGGAAGACATTATGGTATTCATATTGGAGACGTTGGGGTCAATGCCCAGATTGTGGAAGGCTTTGAAAAAGAAGGTTCAAGGGGAATGCTTTCCTATGCCAAACATTTCCTGAATGCTTTGCAAGAGGCTGAGATGATTAAGTTTGAAATTCTGGCAGATGGTAAAACCTATTTTAGGGAAGGCTATATGTTGGCATTTGCAAATGCACAAAAATATGGAACGGGAATTATTCTTAATCCAAAAGGTAAATTGACAGATGGGAGGTTTGAGATTTGTATTGTTAAAGACAAGTCATTTGAGTCAATCATTTCTGCTGGTTTGACCAAGCTTTCACCTTTCTTTGTCAATGAGGATTCAGTAGAGGTGATCAGTTGTAAGAGAGCAACCGTAAAAATGGAAAATAGCCAAACCCTTCAGGTAGATGGGGAAGTACTGGGCAAGTATACAGATATAGAAGCAGAGGCAGTCAGAAATGCAGTTTCTATTATTGTACCCCAAAAACGTATTTCTTTATTCTAA
- a CDS encoding phosphatase domain-containing protein, whose amino-acid sequence MSRKLVILPQTGLICKDSLCLEGQILRLKNKHLEVKKKDGIWRNINRLYKLYTIHKVSNTPICIQYLNQSCEVTTDSHGYFQLNFPVKVGHHFTSEDIQYSLLHGEEKIYIPEISQSDVYPIKEDSFGVISDIDDTILQTFATNLFKRLSTVLRYNALKRKEVKHMSDFYNLFSKRGGNFFYVSNSEMNLFLIIKLFLNNREFPDGPIYLKPFKRLKHLLWKKQSHHSRKNQHKLDRIRFLLNSAPLKPFVFVGDSGQNDPLIYYKIALEFPEQVKGIFIRGVKKYPPKNATEINRYKDILNEKGIPFYIFRDPHDMIPIAVNLLDHYLMIKKESPL is encoded by the coding sequence TTGAGTAGAAAACTCGTCATATTACCACAAACAGGATTGATATGTAAAGATAGCCTTTGTTTGGAAGGACAAATATTAAGGCTGAAGAACAAACACCTTGAAGTAAAGAAGAAGGATGGTATTTGGCGAAATATCAATAGGTTATATAAACTCTACACCATCCACAAAGTCAGTAACACACCGATCTGTATTCAGTATTTGAATCAATCCTGTGAAGTGACTACAGATAGCCACGGCTACTTTCAGTTAAACTTTCCGGTAAAAGTAGGTCACCATTTTACGTCTGAAGACATTCAGTATTCTCTGTTACATGGAGAAGAGAAAATTTATATACCTGAAATAAGTCAATCTGATGTTTACCCAATCAAGGAAGACAGCTTTGGAGTTATCTCTGACATTGACGACACCATTCTTCAGACTTTTGCCACCAATCTTTTCAAGCGCCTTTCCACGGTTCTCAGGTATAATGCACTCAAAAGGAAAGAGGTGAAACACATGAGTGACTTTTATAACCTTTTCAGTAAAAGAGGAGGTAATTTCTTTTATGTATCAAACAGTGAGATGAATCTGTTTCTGATTATAAAGCTGTTTCTTAACAATAGAGAGTTTCCGGATGGTCCTATCTACCTAAAGCCATTCAAAAGATTGAAACACTTATTGTGGAAAAAGCAATCTCATCACAGTCGAAAGAATCAACACAAGCTTGACAGGATTCGTTTTTTGCTCAATAGTGCTCCACTTAAACCTTTTGTTTTCGTTGGAGACAGCGGGCAAAACGACCCCCTCATTTATTACAAAATTGCACTTGAATTTCCAGAGCAGGTCAAAGGAATATTTATAAGGGGAGTCAAAAAATATCCACCCAAAAACGCTACAGAAATCAACCGATACAAAGATATTCTCAATGAGAAAGGAATTCCATTCTATATTTTCAGAGACCCGCACGACATGATTCCAATTGCCGTAAACCTATTGGACCATTACCTGATGATAAAAAAAGAAAGCCCACTATAA